In Cyclobacteriaceae bacterium, the DNA window CTTCTTCCACGTTTGCCCGTACATTCTCTTCATTGCAAACAACAGATAGAAGAATATCCAGAAACCTACCGCGACCGAAACATAGTTTAGGGCCGGAACCAGATTGATCACCATCTGGAGAGATCCCGCCAGGTAAGCGAAATTGTAGTAGTAAATAGAGAATACAAGATGTTCACTATAGAAATAATCTCTTCTTACGTAGAGCAATTTTAACACAAGAGCAAAAACGGGAAGAAGGAAAAACAGAACCTTAGAAAAATTATCCATGAAAATTTTTCCATACTCTTTCCCAAACTCATCAGAACTTTCAAAGCGCTCATTTAATTGAATAGTCTTTAAAATCAGTCGCTTCTTAAACCATCCATCACGCTCGTCTTCCGGCAACTTTGCCTGAGCCGAGTCATACTCACCAACTCTTGTATACTTCTCACCTGTTATACTAAACTTCTCTTTCTTGCCTTTTCTAAACTTCTTAGTCTTCTTAATAGAGTCAATTTTACTAGTATCTCCTTTAGGAATCTGAGCAAGAATTGAATCAAGCTTCGCTGGGTCCCAATATTTTTTTGCCTGTTCGTCTGCAATTTCCTTTTTTATAGTTTTTTGCATTTCCTCTTTTTCATCATCGGGTGCATCCGGAAGAGAGAAAAAAGCGAGAAAAAATACAAAACTGATAAAGGCATACATCCTTGCCGGATGGTAGTAGCTTTCACGGTGTCCTTTATTGTATTCAATCGCAAGGAAACCCGGCTTAAGCAATAAAAATTTTGTGGTTCGAAAAAATTTCCCCTCATAACTCCAAAAAGAGGAAATAAAGTTTTCCCACAGTTCACTTAATGTTTGGCGACGTGGGATATCTTTCTGCCCACAGTGATGACAGAATTTATCATGTAGTTGTGTACCGCAATTAAGACAAAACTCATTGTGAGTCTTTTTGGAAGAAGCCTCCTCAGCTTCCACCATGCCTTCAGCCCCCGGTAATGATTTCTCCAAATCGTCCATGCTAGATTGAAATTTTATTAAAGACAGAGACCGCCTTCTCCAGCATCATATCCGAAAAATCAAGATGAGTAACCAACCGTACCTGTGACGGACCAAAGGCGAGAGCCTTCATGTCATGGTCACCAATCTTTGCAAGAAACTGTTGAGGGGTGATTCGTGAATCCAGTTCAAAGATTACAATATTAGTATCCACCGGCATGACCGAACGAACATATGATTTAGCCTTGAGGACATTACCCAGCTCTTTTGCCCGGGTATGATCTTCCTTCAATCTTGAAACGTGATGATCCAGGGCATAAATTCCCGCTGCTGCCAGAAATCCCGCCTGACGCATACCTCCACCAAATGCCTTACGCACCTTCCTTATTTTAAATTCCAGATCCTTTTTACATACCAACACAGACCCCACCGGTGCTCCCAAACCTTTTGACAAGCAGATCGATATGGTTTCGAAGTACTTACCGATTTCATTGATCGATTCTCCTGTTTCAACGAAAGCATTAAACAATCTCGCTCCATCAAGATGCATCTTCAGACCTTTCGACCTGGAAAATTCACTGACTTGCTTTATCTGATTAAGTGTGTAGAAACTCCCAGCCTCTCTGACGATTGTGTTTTCAAGTGCTACAACTGAAGTGATTGCAGCATGAGTATCTGCACTATTGTTAATATTTCCTGCAACATCCTCAACAGATAAACGGCCCCGATCACCTGGAAGCAATCTTACACTGACATTGCTATTGCCGGCCAGTCCACCGCCCTCATATTTATAGATATGAGCGCCCTGGTAACAAATTACCTCATCAAAGGGTTGAGTGTTCACTTTGATCCCAATCTGATTGGTCATAGTGCCCGATGGACAATACACCGCGGCATCCATACCCAGAAGTTCAGCACACTTCTTTTCCAGTTTATTGATGGTTGGATCCTCTCCGAAAACATCATCCCCCACCTCTGCCTGCCACATGGCTTCCAGCATTCCAGGAGTAGGTTTTGTAACAGTGTCACTTCGTAAATCAATCGTCATGGTGAATCATTCAAACCCTGAAAATACGAAAATCATCCACTGGAAATCCTTATGTTTTATGATCGGAAAGGGGGATACGGTGGGGTTTAGTCATAAAAAAAAGCGACCCGATGTGGGCCGCTCTTCTGTAGTGGTTATTTTTTGGGTCTTAATAAAGAACGAATGAAACCGGAAGGCTATAATAGGTATCAACTGGTTTTCCCTTTTGGGATCCTGCTACCCATTTTGGCATGTTGGATACAACTCTGATAGCTTCCATTCTAAGGCTCTGATCTACATCACCTTCATCAGTTACTACCACGTTGCGAACTACGCCATCCTTTGCTACCACGAAATCAACGAACACTGTTCCTTCCAATTCCTGCTCTTTTGCAGTTTCAGGATACATGAGGTTGTCGCGTAAGTACTTGTTCATTGCATCTTCACCACCAACATACATCGGATCAACCTCTGCTTTGTTGTAAACTACTACACCATTTTCATCGGTATAAGTAGGTGATGTTTTAAGTTTTTCTTCCCATCTGGCACGGCGCGCTGCTGCACGATCAGCCTTGTCTTTTTCAATCTTGGCGCGACGTTCTTCAACAGTCAACTTTGGAGTTGCGCTTACTGAAGTTTCGGTTGCCATTGTTTCTTCTGTGTTTTCCTTTTTAGGTCCACAAGCTTGTACAAGGACAAATGCGGCTACCAGGAGGAAAAGATTCAATATCTGTTTCATAGTTATAGGTTTAGTATACATATGATAAGAATTATGCCACCGGAAGAATGGGCTAAAAGGAGGGGTATTTTTTATCCCCCAATTGGATAAAGGCTTATTGGGGAAACTTTTCCACGATGAAATACCAGGATCCCGATTATCAAATTCTTAATCAGGGATTTACAAAATCGGTCCATTTTGGCTAAAAAAGCACTTTCCCAACTCCCCCTAAGTAGAAACCCCTACGATCCCGGCCACTCCTGATTTTAGCATTCCAGTCTTTTCCTGATTCATGGGAGGCGCCAACCGGCCACTTTTGTTGCCTCATGTCGCCGGATCAAATCACCCCCAGCACCTGAGACTTAAAACATCAGCTTATGAAGAAACTTCGACTAACCACCGTAACCCTTCTGATCATGTTATCTGGTCTTTTCCAGACATTACATGCATCACCATTTTTACTTCCCAAGATTGGGCTTGCTACCAGCGCTGCAGCACCAGCTCTCCAGGCGGACGGAAGCTATAACATCACTTACACCTTAACGGTGAAAAATTATGGTGATGAAAAACTAACCAATGTTCAGGTAACTGATGCATTGGGTCTTGTTTTTATAATTCCTACAACCTACTCGATGGTTGGAAATGTTGTTGCTACGGGAACGCTCATTGGTAATCCTGCCTTCAACGGCGGATTGAATTCCAATCTTCTTGCAGCAGGAAGCTTTCTGAACGTTGGTGTTCAGCAGACGATCATCTTCACAATCAATGTAGTTCCGAATTTGATTTTCGGACCATTTGCAAGCTTGCCTGTTGCCAGTGCAAACGGAACAATTCTTCCGGTGCTGGATACTTCGGTAAACGGAAACAATCCTGATCCAAATGGTGATGGAACTCCTCTTGAAACATCTGCTACGATTGTTAACCTTAGCCCTCTGCCAGTTATTGGTGTTGCCAAAAGTGCAGCAGCTCCACAAAAACAAGCGAACGGATCATATAGCATTCCATTTACAATCACGATCAAGAATCTTGGAAACGAGATCCTTAATAATGTTCAGGTTTCAGATAATCTTAGCTCAGTATTTATTTTTCCATCAACCTACACAGTAGGTTCTGTTGTTTCTACCGGTTCATTGGTAGCCAACGGTTCTTATAATGGTAATACAAATTCAAATCTACTGGCTGCCGGAAGCACACTTGGTTTAGGTGCTACTCAGACCATAACATTCAATGTAAACGTGGTAACGAACGGACTCTTCGGCCCTTTCTTAAACACTGCTACTGCTTCTGCAAACGGAAGCATTCTTCCCACACTTGATCTTTCAGTTGACGGAAACAATCCTGATCCAAATGGTGATGGTATTCCATTGGAACTTTTGCCTACATCTATTTCATTAATTCCAACTCCGATCATCGGTATTGCGAAAAGCGCGACTGCTCCACTGTTACAACCTGATGGAACAAACAATGTGACATTCACCATGACGGTCAAGAATCTTGGTAATGAGCCATTGACTAATGTTCAGGTGACTGACAATCTTATCACTGCTTTCATAGGACCCTCTGCTTACTCAATCGTAGGCGGTGTTATCACCAGCGGAACACTTACAGCAAATGCAGGCTTCAACGGAAATATTGCTACTAACCTTTTGAATTCTTCTACCAGCACCCTGGCGATTGGAGCAACCCAAACTATCGTATTCACCGTAAATGTTGACCCACACGGTTCCTTTGGACCATTTGCCAACATTGCCACAGCATCTGCCAATGGAAGTCTTCTTCCCACCATTGACATTTCTGTTGATGGGAATAATCCTGATCCTAACGGAGATGGCATTCCTCTTGAAACTTCACCGACGATCGTTTCATTGCTACCCATTCCAATCATTGGTGTTGCAAAAAGTGCTTCAGTGCCTGTACTGCAACCAAATGGTTCTTACAACATTCCATTCACCATCGTTATTGAAAATCTTGGTAATGAAGTATTGAATAACGTACAGGTAACGGATAATCTCCTTTCAACATTCGCATCTCCATCCATATTCAGCATTGTTGGTCATGTGCTTACCAGCGGATCCCTTGTTTCAAACGGAGCATATGATGGAAATCTTTTCACCAACTTACTTCAGCCTGGCAGCACTCTTGCAGTTGGAGCATCACAGACGATCACATTTACAGTGAATGTAGTTCCAAACGGTTTGTTTGGATTGATTGTTAACACCGCGATTGCATCTGCTACTGGTTCATTGCTGCCTACTTTAGATATATCAGTTGATGGAAATGATCCTGATCCAAACGGAGACGGCCTTCCGTTGGAGTTGCTTCCTACTATCGTAACATTGGTACCCGTGCCAATCATTGGTATTGCAAAAAGCGCTTCTTCACCTCAGCTTCAGCCAAATGGTTCTTACAATGTAACTTTCACGCTTACACTTGAGAATCTTGGAAACGAAGTTCTGAGTAATGTACAGGCGACTGATGTATTGACCTCAGCTTTCATCGGACCCTCCACTTATTCTTTAGTCGGAAATATTATTGCCAGCGGATCACTGATTGCCAATTCAAGCTTTAATGGTTTTGGAATTACAAACTTATTAGCTGCTGGAAGCACCCTTGCGGTAGGAGCCACTCAAACTGTAGTTTTCACGGTTAACGTTGAACCTCATACGGCTTTTGGGCCATTCCTGAATACAGCTATTGCAAGTGCAACCGGAAGCCTGCTTCCAACAACTGACATTTCCTATGATGGAAATGATCCTGATCCTAATGGTGACGGTCTTCCACTGGAAACATTGCCAACGATCATCAATCTTGTTCCAATGCCGATAATCGGTCTTGCAAAAAGTGCATCAGCTCCGTTAGCGCAGGTAGATGGTTCTTATAACGTCACGTATACATTCACCGTAAAGAATCTTGGAAACGAACCATTGCACAATGTTCAGGTGACTGATAACATGGCATCTGTATTTGTTGGGCCGAGCGTTTATACTATTGTTGGAAATGTTGCTGCCAGCGGAACATTAATTGCCAACGCGGGTTTTAACGGAAATCTTCTTTCTAACCTTCTTGCTCCAGGTAGCACTTTAAATGTTGGCGAAACACAAACGATCACCGTTACGGTAAATGCTGTCCCTCACGCAATCTTCGGACCTTTTGTAAACACTGCGATTGCAAGTGCTATGGGAAGTCTTTTGCCGACGATCGATCTTTCAATGGATGGAAACAACCCTGATCCAAATGGTGACGGAATTCCTTTAGAAACCTTACCAACGATTGTTGTTTTAATTCCCGTGCCGGTGATTGGTATTGCAAAGAGCGCTTCCACACCGCTTCTTCAACCTGACGGATCCTATAATGTTACCTACTCATTTGTTGTAGAGAATCTAGGTAATGAAACATTGAATAATGTTCAGGTTATTGATCCTTTGGTTACAACATTCCCTTCTCCAACAGTTTACAATCTTATAGGAAATGTTGTTTCAACAGGAACATTGATTGCAAACACATTATTCAACGGAAATGCTCTTCAAAACTTATTAGCATCAGGAAGCACGCTGAATGTTGGGGCTAGTGAAACCATCACTTTTACAGTGAACATCAAGCCGACCATATTCTTCGGACCTTTTATTAATAGTGCTGTTGCAACGGGCATGGGAAGCTTATTGCCAACCATCGATGTTTCAATGGATGGCAACAATCCTGATCCTAACGGCGACGGTATCCCATTGGAAGTTCTTCCTACCATCATCACATTAACTCCATCACCTATCATTGGTGTTGCAAAGAATGTGATCAGCGCAATTCTGCAGCCTGATGGCAGCTACAATGTTACTTATGGAATTATTCTTAAAAACTACGGAAACGTATCTCTTCATAACATCACGTTAATTGACAACTTAACTCAAGCTCTCGGTTTATCTGCAGGTTTTGGATTAACAGCAAGTGTTAGTACAACGGGTGGATTGACAGCTAACATCGGATTCAACGGAACTCTGGATCTTAATCTTCTTGATGGACTTAACAGTGTTCTTGGAATCGGTGAAACACAGACGATCAATTTCACAGTTAATGTAAGACCTGGTGGTCTCTTCGGTCCATATTGTAACACAGCTATCGTAACTGCAACAGGCCCTTTGGGTCTTGGTCTAACAGTGGATGTTTCAACCAGCGGAACAAATCCTGATCCTAATGGTAACGGAAATCCTTCTGAAATTTCAGAAAGCAATTGTACCTCTCTTAACCTGACTTCAAACCCGGTTATTGGAATCGCGAAATCTGCAAGCGTACCTGTTTTGCAATCAAACGGAAGTTATAATGTGGCATTCCTTTTCACAGTTAAGAATTTAGGAAACACTGCACTCACAAACGTGCAGGTTGTGGATGATCTGGTTGCCGCTCTTCCAGCACCTTCTACTTATACTATTTCAGTTGCTCCTTCTGCTTCAGGAACATTGGCCGTTAACTCAGGATTCAATGGCAACAGCAACAAGAATCTTCTTGCGGCTGGAAGTACTTTAGCTACGGGTGCAACAGCAACGATTTCATTTACGGCAAATGTTCTTCCTAACGGAAGCTTCGGACCGTTCTTTAACACGGCACTTGCTTCTGCTAAAGATGCTTTGACCACTGCTACCACAAATGATATTTCAACAGATGGTACACAACCTGATCTTAATGGAAACAATAATCCAGGAGATACAGACGAAAGTGTTCCAACTCCATTTACACTGACACCGAATGCATTGATTGGTATTGCAAAAGCTGCGAGTGCACCTGCGCTTCAGGCAAACGGAAGTTATAACATGATGTTCACCTTCACGATCCAGAATATGGGCAACGTGGCGCTGAATAATGTTCAGGTAACTGATAATCTTACAAGCGTTTTTCCTTCTCCTTCAGCGTTCAGCGTTATAGGTTCAGTGACTACTCCATTGTCGTTAATCGCAAATCCTGGATTTAACGGAAGTTCTGATATCAATCTTCTAAGCGCAGGAAGCACATTGGCCGCCGGCGCAACCGAACACATTACATTAAATATCAATGTAATGCCCAACGGAAGCTTTGGTCCATTCTTCAACACTGCTGTTGCCACTGCGACTGCATCTGGATTTGCAGTAACATCTACAGATGTTTCTACCGATGGTATTAATCCTGATCCTAACAACAATAACAATCCATCAGATGCTGGCGAAGATGTAGCTACCTCAATTTCACTTGCTCCTAATCCTACAATTGGAGTTGCTAAATCAGTTGTTTCTTCAACTCTTCAGTCTAACGGAAGTTATGTCGTAGCTCTTTCGATCACCGTAAAAAATCATGGAAATGTTACTCTTAACAATGTCCAGGTAACGGATGATCTTACTACAGCTTTCAGCTCACCGACTACATTTACAATCACTCAGTTGCCTAGCAGCACAGGCGGTTTGTCACCAAATCTTTCATATAACGGAAGAACTGATATCAATCTGCTTGCTGCTGGAAACTCTTTAGCTCCTGGTGAATCACAAACGATCACGTTCTCAACCAATGTTGTCGTGAACGGAAACTTTGGCCCTTATTATAACTCTGCGAAAGGATCTGCCACTGGCGCATCCGGTTCTGGCAACACTACTGATATCTCTGCAAGTGGAACAAATCCTGATCCTAACGGAAACGGAAATCCTTCTGAAGCAGGTGAAAACGATGCAACAATGATCAGCCTTACTCCTAATGCTGTCATGGGTGTCGCAAAATCAGCTGGAACTCCTGTGATCTTATCGAATGGTACTTATCAGGTGACTTATACCGTTACGGTTAAGAATCTTGGTAATGCACCTTTCACAAACTTCCAGGTAACTGACAATCTTAATAACACTTTCACAAGCCCTACAACTTATACAGTAAGCGGACCTGTAGTGGTATCCGGTTCAGCAACTCCTAATGCTGCATTCAATGGTTCAACCAACATCAATCTTCTTTCCGGAGTGAATACTCTGCCGATTGGTGTTACTGAAACCATTACGTTCCAGGTGATCATTGATCCACACGGAAGCTTTGGTCCTTTCAACAACAGCGCCGTAGGTACCGCTACCAGCCCTTCCGGAAATTATTCTGATGTGTCTGCTAACGGAACAAATCCTGATCCTAATGGAAACGGAAACCCTGGAGATGCAGGCGAAGACGATGCTACTTCTATCACATTGACTCCTCAACCAGTGTTAGGTGTTGCAAAGGCTGCAAGCACTCCAATTGTTCAGGCAAACGGCTCATATCACATTACTTACACTGTGTCTTTAAAGAACATGGGTAACGTAACGTTGAATAACATTCAGTTGACAGATGATTTGAATAACGCTTTCCCTTTACCAGCAACGTTCATCCTTATCGGAACAAATGTTTCAGGTCTACTGGTTGCGAATCCTTCTTATAATGGAGTAAGTGACATTAACCTGATCACTTCTGGTTCCATTGCAGTTGGCGCAACACAAACTGTAACATATACAGTCGAAGTTCAGGCGAACGGAAGCTTTGGTCCATTCCTTAATAGTGCGATTGGAAAAGGAACCAACGGTGCAGTAACGTACACAGACATTTCTAACAGCGGAACAAATCCTGATCCAAATGGAAACGGAAACCCTGGAGATGCCGGTGAAGATATAGCAACCTCAGTCACTTTCTCTCCTAACATGATTGCCGGAGTTGCAAAAGCTGCAAGCTTACCGATTGCGCAAGCTGATGGTACATACAAAATTGTGTACACACTTCAGGTTGAAAACCTTGGTAACTACGCTATCAACAATATCCAGGTAAAAGATTTCTTGAGTAATGCTTACCCTGCTCCTGTGACTTTCACAGTTGCTCCTGGCAGTGCTACAACGGGAACTTTGATCATTAACCCTTCTTATAACGGAAGTACAGATGTTAATCTTCTGGCTCCTGGAAGCAAGTTGGCGATCGGTGCAAACTTCTCAATTACTTATACTGTGCTGGTTAATCTGAATGGAACTTCAGGAATGTTCTACAATCGTGCGACGGTTACATCCATCAGCGATGACACCCTGACTACCTACACAGATATCTCAAGCAATGGAACTGATCCGGATCCAAATGGAAATGGAAATCCTTCTGATGCTGGTGAAAACGACCCAACTGGCGTAAACCTTACACCACACGCAGTATTGGGTGTTGCAAAAGCAGTAAGCGTTCCACTTCAGCAAACTGATGGAAGCTTCGATGTAACCTACTCAGTAACGGTTGAAAACCTTGGTAACATTATCCTGAATCAAGTACAGGTGACTGACAATCTTGCACAGGCTTTTCCTGCTCCTGCAACCTTTACAGTAGACCATGTTAATACGTTAAGTACACTTACTGTGAACCCTGCATTCAATGGAAAAACAGATAAGAACTTATTCGCAGCCGGAAACTCATTGAGTGTGGGTGCCTCTGCCGTTGTGAACTTTACAGTACACATTCAGGCAAATGGCAGCGCTGGAATTTTCTATAATTCAGCGACGGGTTCTGCTAATGCTAATAATGGAGCTTTGACTACTACAGATTTGTCTGTGATTGGAAATAATCCTGATCCAAATGGAAATGGAAATCCTGGAGATGTGGGTGAAGATTCTGCAACACCGGTAACATTGATCCTGACTCCGGTAGTAGGTATTGCAAAATCCGCTTCCGTACCATTGTTAAACATGAACGGTTCATACGATGTTACTTTTACAATTGTAGTTGAGAACTTAGGCAACACAGCACTCAGCAACATTGCAGTATACGATGACATTGCATTGGTATTACCTGTAGCAACTCCATTCACTTTGAAAAGCACAATTGCAACAACTGGTTCACTGGTGGCAAATCCTTCTTTCAATGGAAGCACGATTGTCAACTTGCTGGTTGGAACTTCTACGCTGGCAATCGGCGGAAAAGAAACAATCAAGTTTACTGTGAACATCCCAGGACCGATCAGTGCCGGACCATATTATAACACTGCGCTGGCTTTTGCGAGCAACTCTGACAATTCACTGACATACGGTGATATTTCAACACAAGGTTCAGATCCTGATCCAAATGGAAATGGAAATCCTAATGACACAAATGAAAGTCAGCCAACTCCATTCCTGTTGCAACTTGCACCGGTATTGGGTATTGCTAACAATGCTTCGACTCCAGTGCTGAAGGCAGATGGTTCTTATGACATCAACTTCACTATCACTGTACAGAACATGGGTAATGAAGATCTGACAAGTATTGATTTGTTGAATGATCTTGCTGATGCATTCCCCGCTCCTGCAGTAGTGACTATCACTTCCGCACCACAAATAATTGGTTCCCTTGTACTCAATCCTTCTTATAACGGGAAGACAAACACGGATATGATCAGTTCAGGAAAGCTGGAAGTTGGTGACACACAATGGATCTCCTTCTCCATTAACGTAAAAGCAAACAATTCATTCGGACTCTTCCTTAGCTCAGTGGATGGAATGGCTACCGGTATGACAACTTTGCAAACCACGATGGATATTTCTGATATGGGTATGGTGTGCGATGAAGACGGCGATGGAAATCCTTGTGGTGCAAATGAAAATGAGGCAACCCGTATTACATTAATTGCAAACGAGCTGATCGGAATCTCTAAAACAGTTTCTACTCCAATCGCACTGACCAGCTGTGATTTCGAGGTTACTTATACAATGAACATTGAGAATTTCGGAAATTCTACATTGACGATGCTTGATGTGACGGATTCACTTCGTAAAGTGTTCCCTTTACCAGCAACCTTCTCAGTGACGAATGTAATGAGTCCGACACTGCACGTTAATGCGAACTTCAAT includes these proteins:
- a CDS encoding DUF3667 domain-containing protein, encoding MDDLEKSLPGAEGMVEAEEASSKKTHNEFCLNCGTQLHDKFCHHCGQKDIPRRQTLSELWENFISSFWSYEGKFFRTTKFLLLKPGFLAIEYNKGHRESYYHPARMYAFISFVFFLAFFSLPDAPDDEKEEMQKTIKKEIADEQAKKYWDPAKLDSILAQIPKGDTSKIDSIKKTKKFRKGKKEKFSITGEKYTRVGEYDSAQAKLPEDERDGWFKKRLILKTIQLNERFESSDEFGKEYGKIFMDNFSKVLFFLLPVFALVLKLLYVRRDYFYSEHLVFSIYYYNFAYLAGSLQMVINLVPALNYVSVAVGFWIFFYLLFAMKRMYGQTWKKTIAKFFLFQFMFFICACIGLVVAGIYVLMMM
- a CDS encoding threonine aldolase, with protein sequence MTIDLRSDTVTKPTPGMLEAMWQAEVGDDVFGEDPTINKLEKKCAELLGMDAAVYCPSGTMTNQIGIKVNTQPFDEVICYQGAHIYKYEGGGLAGNSNVSVRLLPGDRGRLSVEDVAGNINNSADTHAAITSVVALENTIVREAGSFYTLNQIKQVSEFSRSKGLKMHLDGARLFNAFVETGESINEIGKYFETISICLSKGLGAPVGSVLVCKKDLEFKIRKVRKAFGGGMRQAGFLAAAGIYALDHHVSRLKEDHTRAKELGNVLKAKSYVRSVMPVDTNIVIFELDSRITPQQFLAKIGDHDMKALAFGPSQVRLVTHLDFSDMMLEKAVSVFNKISI
- a CDS encoding energy transducer TonB, coding for MKQILNLFLLVAAFVLVQACGPKKENTEETMATETSVSATPKLTVEERRAKIEKDKADRAAARRARWEEKLKTSPTYTDENGVVVYNKAEVDPMYVGGEDAMNKYLRDNLMYPETAKEQELEGTVFVDFVVAKDGVVRNVVVTDEGDVDQSLRMEAIRVVSNMPKWVAGSQKGKPVDTYYSLPVSFVLY
- a CDS encoding gliding motility-associated C-terminal domain-containing protein; the encoded protein is MKKLRLTTVTLLIMLSGLFQTLHASPFLLPKIGLATSAAAPALQADGSYNITYTLTVKNYGDEKLTNVQVTDALGLVFIIPTTYSMVGNVVATGTLIGNPAFNGGLNSNLLAAGSFLNVGVQQTIIFTINVVPNLIFGPFASLPVASANGTILPVLDTSVNGNNPDPNGDGTPLETSATIVNLSPLPVIGVAKSAAAPQKQANGSYSIPFTITIKNLGNEILNNVQVSDNLSSVFIFPSTYTVGSVVSTGSLVANGSYNGNTNSNLLAAGSTLGLGATQTITFNVNVVTNGLFGPFLNTATASANGSILPTLDLSVDGNNPDPNGDGIPLELLPTSISLIPTPIIGIAKSATAPLLQPDGTNNVTFTMTVKNLGNEPLTNVQVTDNLITAFIGPSAYSIVGGVITSGTLTANAGFNGNIATNLLNSSTSTLAIGATQTIVFTVNVDPHGSFGPFANIATASANGSLLPTIDISVDGNNPDPNGDGIPLETSPTIVSLLPIPIIGVAKSASVPVLQPNGSYNIPFTIVIENLGNEVLNNVQVTDNLLSTFASPSIFSIVGHVLTSGSLVSNGAYDGNLFTNLLQPGSTLAVGASQTITFTVNVVPNGLFGLIVNTAIASATGSLLPTLDISVDGNDPDPNGDGLPLELLPTIVTLVPVPIIGIAKSASSPQLQPNGSYNVTFTLTLENLGNEVLSNVQATDVLTSAFIGPSTYSLVGNIIASGSLIANSSFNGFGITNLLAAGSTLAVGATQTVVFTVNVEPHTAFGPFLNTAIASATGSLLPTTDISYDGNDPDPNGDGLPLETLPTIINLVPMPIIGLAKSASAPLAQVDGSYNVTYTFTVKNLGNEPLHNVQVTDNMASVFVGPSVYTIVGNVAASGTLIANAGFNGNLLSNLLAPGSTLNVGETQTITVTVNAVPHAIFGPFVNTAIASAMGSLLPTIDLSMDGNNPDPNGDGIPLETLPTIVVLIPVPVIGIAKSASTPLLQPDGSYNVTYSFVVENLGNETLNNVQVIDPLVTTFPSPTVYNLIGNVVSTGTLIANTLFNGNALQNLLASGSTLNVGASETITFTVNIKPTIFFGPFINSAVATGMGSLLPTIDVSMDGNNPDPNGDGIPLEVLPTIITLTPSPIIGVAKNVISAILQPDGSYNVTYGIILKNYGNVSLHNITLIDNLTQALGLSAGFGLTASVSTTGGLTANIGFNGTLDLNLLDGLNSVLGIGETQTINFTVNVRPGGLFGPYCNTAIVTATGPLGLGLTVDVSTSGTNPDPNGNGNPSEISESNCTSLNLTSNPVIGIAKSASVPVLQSNGSYNVAFLFTVKNLGNTALTNVQVVDDLVAALPAPSTYTISVAPSASGTLAVNSGFNGNSNKNLLAAGSTLATGATATISFTANVLPNGSFGPFFNTALASAKDALTTATTNDISTDGTQPDLNGNNNPGDTDESVPTPFTLTPNALIGIAKAASAPALQANGSYNMMFTFTIQNMGNVALNNVQVTDNLTSVFPSPSAFSVIGSVTTPLSLIANPGFNGSSDINLLSAGSTLAAGATEHITLNINVMPNGSFGPFFNTAVATATASGFAVTSTDVSTDGINPDPNNNNNPSDAGEDVATSISLAPNPTIGVAKSVVSSTLQSNGSYVVALSITVKNHGNVTLNNVQVTDDLTTAFSSPTTFTITQLPSSTGGLSPNLSYNGRTDINLLAAGNSLAPGESQTITFSTNVVVNGNFGPYYNSAKGSATGASGSGNTTDISASGTNPDPNGNGNPSEAGENDATMISLTPNAVMGVAKSAGTPVILSNGTYQVTYTVTVKNLGNAPFTNFQVTDNLNNTFTSPTTYTVSGPVVVSGSATPNAAFNGSTNINLLSGVNTLPIGVTETITFQVIIDPHGSFGPFNNSAVGTATSPSGNYSDVSANGTNPDPNGNGNPGDAGEDDATSITLTPQPVLGVAKAASTPIVQANGSYHITYTVSLKNMGNVTLNNIQLTDDLNNAFPLPATFILIGTNVSGLLVANPSYNGVSDINLITSGSIAVGATQTVTYTVEVQANGSFGPFLNSAIGKGTNGAVTYTDISNSGTNPDPNGNGNPGDAGEDIATSVTFSPNMIAGVAKAASLPIAQADGTYKIVYTLQVENLGNYAINNIQVKDFLSNAYPAPVTFTVAPGSATTGTLIINPSYNGSTDVNLLAPGSKLAIGANFSITYTVLVNLNGTSGMFYNRATVTSISDDTLTTYTDISSNGTDPDPNGNGNPSDAGENDPTGVNLTPHAVLGVAKAVSVPLQQTDGSFDVTYSVTVENLGNIILNQVQVTDNLAQAFPAPATFTVDHVNTLSTLTVNPAFNGKTDKNLFAAGNSLSVGASAVVNFTVHIQANGSAGIFYNSATGSANANNGALTTTDLSVIGNNPDPNGNGNPGDVGEDSATPVTLILTPVVGIAKSASVPLLNMNGSYDVTFTIVVENLGNTALSNIAVYDDIALVLPVATPFTLKSTIATTGSLVANPSFNGSTIVNLLVGTSTLAIGGKETIKFTVNIPGPISAGPYYNTALAFASNSDNSLTYGDISTQGSDPDPNGNGNPNDTNESQPTPFLLQLAPVLGIANNASTPVLKADGSYDINFTITVQNMGNEDLTSIDLLNDLADAFPAPAVVTITSAPQIIGSLVLNPSYNGKTNTDMISSGKLEVGDTQWISFSINVKANNSFGLFLSSVDGMATGMTTLQTTMDISDMGMVCDEDGDGNPCGANENEATRITLIANELIGISKTVSTPIALTSCDFEVTYTMNIENFGNSTLTMLDVTDSLRKVFPLPATFSVTNVMSPTLHVNANFNGITDSHLLTGTDNFVPQQKATVSFTIILSPNGNYGSFLNLARATGTGPGNNKVTDVSTDGTSADPDLNHDPSENVPTSLTLAPANLFFPDAFSPNGDGQHDNYEITLSCGVSASLLIFNRWGDKVYSSADYKNDWNGTSSHGSFLDRPLPEGTYYYNIELSSGQKFTSFVVIKR